In the genome of Candidatus Deferrimicrobium sp., the window GTGCCTCTACCTGTCGCAGACCCTTGAATTCAAGGCCCCCGTGTTTCTGGGGGACGAGATCACCGCGCGCGTCGAGATCATCGAGGTGATCTCGGAGAAGCGCCTCCGGTTCCGGACCCAGTGCTTCAACCAGGACAAGGTCCTGGTGATCGACGGCGAAGCGGTCATTGTCCCTCCCCGGCAAGGGGGGGACGCGGTTCGTACCACCAAATCGAAGGGGGAAGGGAGAACGGAATGAGGAAGACGGCAATTGTTGTGGCGGCACTGTTGGCATTGGCGACGACGGCATCGGCGGCGGACACGATCAAGCTGGGGGGGATGCTACCGCTATCGGGTCGCGCCTCGGACCTCGGGATCGGCTGCAAGCAGGGGTCGGAGCTCGCGGTCAAGGAGATCAACGCGAAGGGCGGCGTCCTCGGGAAAAAATTCGAGCTCCTGATGGCCGACTCAAAAGCGAACGTCCAGGAGCTCGTTTCCCTGTCCAAGCGATACATTCAGAAGGACAAGGTGAACTTCCTGTTCGGCGTGGTGAGCTCGGGGGGGTCCCTCGCGG includes:
- a CDS encoding MaoC family dehydratase — protein: MYTVGDFAEFTKVFSEEDVFLFAGITGDRNPVHTSKEFAAKTRFKERIAHGLLTAGTISAAIGMKLPGPGCLYLSQTLEFKAPVFLGDEITARVEIIEVISEKRLRFRTQCFNQDKVLVIDGEAVIVPPRQGGDAVRTTKSKGEGRTE